The stretch of DNA ttgcatttatcattgattgagtttactgtcatcatattgattcattcataatttaggctttcttcagaatattgccttttcttgggcattttagacgtattcacctcaacacaaccaacacagaaaaaccatacttctgctatgcgcgaagcacaccataaacaaacataaacaaactgcagcgcgccaagcggttgccatagaaatcatgtggacaaaacaacattattgaattagacaactcatgatcagaattgagtgcatcaaaatgcgttaatttaatggtttagctatgtaaatccgatacaaatggtgagcaagcatgatgcttacaatatttataagtgttgtaatccagaaaaggtctgaatacgtgccaaataatcatctggtgatcgattaaaagttagctcgaatgaggagtgcattgacacaaatagaaggtgtattttataatcctttaaaacatgtgatttcgtaaaaatatactttcaaactactataaatcatgtaaaaggcaatttcatttatatgtttcgaaacattcgaaggccttatttgacacaggagcgctgaattagagcattcaaaaaagtgggcaaaccatgatcatattttcgactggacaaaccaagatcatttaccctataaccctttttcgtaaccagtctcgttatttaatagcaaTACCTCGTAGATATAAAATAAGTGCCTTTTTGACTACGATAAGCCTTACGCTAGTCTGAATTTGTAACATTGATATGAACACTGTCCTAATTTTCCAGAGATTTCCTTTTTTCTCACAGAAAAAATCGTTAGGGTCCTTTTTATGATCTCTGAAGAGTCGAAGCCGAAAAAATGCGTCAGGGCTCTAATCAAATAATATATAGCATTTCTACGCGCTTAACTCTCCTACACTCGCAcatacggtctgacagaccgagaatcaatttggtggctgaattaaatgactattaaaactgaattaagctaacaaaaaaatattttctggagttttttcgttcaattatatatttttctttaaataaataccaataacgcctaaaagtcactatattacagagacacgcacagtctgtgggTATACGAGTCACAATTTTtggcgcgagtacaggaggattAAAAGCGAGATTCGGTTGTGATTTCTTCGTTTATTTCTATTTACATTCATTTCAGTcattaaatgtcgtcagtaagaaaaaaagtgagaaagttaaatttttgtatatttacaatgATTTCATCGTGTAGActaaagtcatagataatcttcaaaagtttgataatgcatcttcttcttcttcttcaatggcactaacgttcctagaggaacttcgccgtctcaacgtagtattacttgcgtcatttttttattagtacttagttgagatttctatgccaaataacacgccttgaatgcattctgagtggcaagctctagaatacgcgtgatcacagtgcaagtcggaggaaatttctttaacgaaaaattcccccgaccagaacgggaatcgaacccgaacacccggcatgttagttatgacactaaccactcggccacgggagcacttgataatgcatacaggttatgaatactAACTTCCGGACATTTTCAGAAGCTCATGCTGTAGATAATAGCAATGAATTCGATATCACATTAAGTTggttgatatcattgattatgtagggaaTTCTGTTCGGCCGATACGTGAAGGATCTGCAGTATTCGAAGCGCAGCAGtgctgggtctctaaattcaaaataaattaaaaatgcccaaaggccaaaaaaatatttttttttcgcgcaatcctcttaaaacttcatgaaaaaattacgctacatgtggaaaaaacaacacatacgaatgcatttaaataaaaattagagcaaaaatgggtctcaaagtaatattttttttcaaaatttcgaaatgcctgaaaatatatataactttttttgtaccgcgaaaaaaactctaaaaatttcgaaaaaataacatatacctaaaatagacgtaggaaaaaatttgaatataaactacagtagtactgaatctcagaatcgaaataaaaaaaattaatttaaaattaaaataaaaattaatttaatttttttattattatttgattttttgatgaagaaattgaaatattgatcgatacaccttagtaagatgtacttttagttttttcccatatttttgtctcaaagctattgagaatggcgtgaaaaaaacgaaaaggtatATTTTTCACCATATATTCTATGGTacatataagaactcaaatatatggtactactgccaaaatgttttatttagtacactatacaatattttccatacagctggtgatctGGTTTaggacactttttactcccttacccagtcaGACCCTTcggcaatataaaaaaaattgtaccacgcaacactgaaaaaatcacacatttaGATATgtagccgtaggaacacatataaatatgaattaaagtagtactgaatctctaaacctgaaaagaattttttttcaaaaattcaatatttttttagtactttaatttttcttgacacATCGTAgaaagatgcacattcagtttttatctcgaagcttttgaggattgcgtgaaataaacgaaaaagtacctTTTTCACTAtaaatcctatgttaaaccacatagcgGTTCAATAAACCGCCAACATTTctcatttaatatcctatacaatatttaccatacagctggtgatttggcttgggggcattttttactcccttacccggccaggatTGAAGGAATCAATTCACGAATTATTGtttgaacaatttttgattTGATCTTTTGATTGGGTTAGATTATAAGCATGTCCTATTTCTATTTGGAGTTTAAAAATGAATGTAGTGCACACTCAGCGTATCAAAATTACGAAAACTAATAAAATTGTTTGACTCATATTGTTTCAGCGAGGTGGCAACAGAGGGGATTCACTGAAATGAAGTCAACGCCAATATTATCTTTTCTTAGTACTCAACCGAATTGATTAATCCTTGCAGATAATCTCTTTCGAAGTGAGATTGAGCCTAAGGAAtaagaacaaatgaaaataaacgaaTGTGATTCTTCGGAATCCCCATGATAGATTCAATACACAAGACAGTGTACAATTTTAATGCGAAAAGCAGATGACGAGCTGTCTGCATATCAACAACGAGTAACTGATAAGCGCACAGGATTTTCTTATTTTCCCCTACCTTCATCAAAACGGTATAAAACGATATGAGAGCCGATCCAACGTATCATTCAGGTGAACAATTTTTTAGACACATAGACAATACATTGACCATATTGCACCCGCATTCAACATGAAGATTTGGATAGCTTTCATTCTCGTGGCCTTTGCAGTAAGTAGATTTAATTTTCATATCAGATACATTCAATATTTAACATTGCCCTTTTATTGCCCACAGAGCGCCGATCTGACCGAAAATCGCCAGGCTTCTTTGAAAGTTCTGGATCAACTTCGTGCCGCAATCCCCGACTTCCAAAATGCTCAAGATTCAGCCATTGTGAGGATATCCGATGCGAAGCAGAACACTTCAATCACATTGAGCAACTTCTATCACAGCGTGTTCGAAATCAAAACGGCATCGCTCGTGAATATTCTGGAAGAGGAAGTTGAAACAATTTCTTACGGAGTGGGAGTCGATGACTGGTGCTGGGAAAGTAACATCCCAATGCTCGAGGGTATCATGAGTTGGGTAGGGAATGACTTCAGCGAATGCACCCGACAGCTGGATGATTCAATAGCTGATGTGATCGCCAGTATCTACAACCGTTTCCAGGGCGATGAAGAGCAAATTAAAAAGTTCGGCCTGCTGGAAGTCTTCCTGAGAAGAAACATCATCAACAATCCACAGGCCATCGTTGAGGCCATCAATCAGTTGAAGTTCGATGTGGGCAGCTCCATTCCCGAGTTAGCGAAAGTTATTGTGCAATTCGAGCATGATTTGGTGGCTAGATTACCAGGCTACTCTGGCTGTCTTACGGACAGAGTCAATCAGCGCAAACGTCAGATAGGGCAATTGAAAGAGGAAACTGAGAGATGCTTGAAGGAGCAGAAAAAGTATAATTGAAAAATGCTAGCtattcaaaaatatataatcAGTTAAGCACTGTTTTAGTAGATACTAATTGATAAATTCTTAAATAAACTATTGTACCTAAATATCGTAATAATTTCCATCTACAATCAGTTTCATGTGGCATGACTGTGTGATCACATTCCATCCTATGCGTTTCGACAATTCTTTAACACTGCATTCATGAATGATTATATCTCAGTCATTAAACTTGCCTCAATTTCGCTTAGATTTTTATTCTACTCATTTTATGGACGCTGATAGTATTTATTTCCTcatttgaatttgttttctcACATCCAGTGTTGAATTATGGTCCCTTGTGAAAATTAGGGTTTTTTGCGtttgcgttattttttttttttttataaattcgtttatttttacaggctcagttgcataagtttaaaggagccgaaatcttaaatatatttttaaaactatatatatgaacaattttcttaaatctatggttagtaatgtgggaaaccgattactcgcggtgaactcgagattagaagggtgacatatttttctcaggaaaaggatggggtataaggaaattcttacaatgttgataatcacacacactcaattcttaaatctattcgtacatctattgtgaatttacatttcattctcctgtttatagcaagcggaccaattactcataaaggaagaaatggagggtataaggatataaggataatcacacacgaacatcgatagatttaaggaaaacatatatttgggacatgtaatcaaggtctaaccgagccaacacatctctcaccggcacattgggctgccttcctctagcccgaagggagatctctaaattcgatctggcaacaagatacacctcacacgaccaaacaacgtgttcgatgtcgtggtaacctcggccacaaacgcagatattgctgccggccagattgaaacgaaagagtagcgcgtataacgaacagtgattggacatgagtcgggagaaggtgcgaataaagtcccgactcaagtccagacttttgaaccatggtttgaggctaaccttagggataatcgagtggagccaccggcccaattcaccttcgttccatttgcgttgccagttagcgatggtattttttacggactaaagagtaaaattcattgaaggcgatttgacgctgataaatatcgccttcaatcgcacctacctttgctaatgagtcagccctctcattacccggaattgagcaatgagaagggacccacacaaaggtaatgacataacagcgtctggataaagcactaaaaattttctcgtattctctcaaggaagtacggcgagtgcttttccggcctcactgaacggatagcttcgacgaagctaagactatccgttacaatgtaatagtgttcaacaggtcgtgaggcgacgctgtccagcgcccagtgtatcactgccaattcagcaatatacactgagcaaggaaactgaagactatgggaggtgctgaaaattttgttgaacactccaaatcctgtgaactcgtttatagtggacccatcagtaaagtacatatcatcacaattgatactcccatactttgcatcgaagatcgttggagcgatcctcgatcgttgataatctgaatattcatggatatcttgcttcatggacagatcaaaatgtacagaggaattgatgtagtcaggaaaacaaacactgttgggaatatacgaagaaggatcaacctgcatggagatgaattcatgatatgggctcatgaatccagagtgagaatttagctcgatcagctgctcaaaatttccgatcaccaatgggttcataaccttacaccggatgaggaaccgaagagataataaattgaagcgatcttttagtgggagtacgcctgccaaaacctcgaggctcatggtatgcgttgagggcatacatcccaacgcaatacggagacaaagatactgaattcgctcgagtttaattaagtgtgttttggcggctgattgaaaacaaaaactgccatactccatcactgagagaatagttgttcgatacaacattataagatcttcgggatgggctccccaccaggtgccggtaattgtacggagaaagtttattctttgttggcattttttactcagatacctaatatgggccccccaagtacatttggagtcgaaccaaaccccaagatacttgaatgacatagcatgagtgatcggtttacccaaaagttgaagctttggtttttctggtctatgcttcctagaaaaaaccaccatctctgttttctccgtggagaattcgatccctagcccaatggcccaggttgaaaaattgttcaaagtatcttgtaagggttcttgtaggtcggattcgtttgatcctacgacagagaccactccatcatctgcaagttgtcttaggctgcaattttgtgtaaggcaattgtcgatgtcgcttacatagaagttgtacaaataggggcttaaacatgagccctgggggaggcccatgtaagagacccgacttactgccgaatctccgtgagaaaagttcaaatgcttctcacaaagcaagttatataacatattattcaatagaggcggcagaccccgagagtgtaatttgtctgacaaaacctctattgaaacagaatcaaaggccccctttatgtccaagaatactgaagccatttgtttttttttcggcgtaagccatttgaatttctgaagaaagcaacgcaagacaatcattcgtccccttgcccctgcggaacccatattgtgtatctgagagtaggccattcgtttcaacccatcgatcgaggcgaaacaagatcattttctccaacaatttccgtatacaagacagcattgctattgggcggtacgaattgaagtcggacgcgggttttccgggtttttgaatagctataactcgtacttgtctccaatcatctggaacaatattatgctccagaaaccgattgaataaattcaacaagcgatgtttcgccacatcagggaggtttttcagcaagttgaacttaattctatccgatcccggagcagaattgttacatgaaaggagagcaagagagaattctaccatcgaaaactcggaatcaagatcacacctatcttgtggtatatctcgaacaattttttgcacaggagcggaatcaggacaaactttccgtgcaaaattaaaaatccatcgatgtgaatattcttcgctttcatttgttgaagagcgatttctcatgtttcgagccactttccataattttttcattgacgtttctcgtgacaaacctcccacgaaatttcgccaatgagcacgtttttttccctttgatcaagtttttaaattgattttcaaggtccaaatacgattgaaaattttcaatggttccacgtttccgaaaagctttgaatgcgttcgatttatcctgataaagcttggaacattggctatcccaccatggattgggaggccttcgacaaatagtggagcctgggatgggtttcgtttgagcgcgaaccgcgctgtcatagatcaaacgagaaaggaagttatactcctccaatggaggtaaaccatctctggaattgatggctagagcaatcgcgtccgcatattttttccagtcaatgtgtcttgtgaggtcatatgccatgtttatagattcagaagaattcgacccaatggtgatggaaattttgattggcaagtgatcactaccgttggggtcctgtattacattccacttgcaatctaacgatagtgaattcgagcaaagcgagaggtcaagagcacttgggttagcaggaggtttaggtacacgtgttgtttccccagtgttcaaaagtgtcatattgaagctgttgcgGTAGTTAGGTTAGGCGCGATCCTTTGTTCGATTTCGTCGAGCAAATTACGAAATTCCGTTTAGTTGTAATGTAGCTTTtgctataattttattaaattagttTTGATTCATATAAATTCTTGAGCTATACTCACAAAAATCGGTTGCATGGATGGAACAGCGCCCTATCCTAACCTTAATATAGGCATTCACACGCGGAATCTGTATGTATATTTTTACGTTAGGTTAAGTTTCATCGTATCAATGTGCTACTTACAACTTTTATGCCTATATAACTTTAGTATAGACTTAAGTTTTACTAGCTGTAAGTCTCAATAGTTTTACTTTAGAAATATAAGTTTTAATATAGTTCACTCTTTTAATTCACTACATGTGCTTGTGGCTTTTAGAATGCGAATGAAACTTGTATGATGTGCTGTTCCGTTATTTCGTACCGTTTGGACTGTCACTTTGACAACTTCCATGACAGCCCGCCTCAATCGTTACAGAATCGTTACCAGCAGAGCTGCCAGTACCAACACTCTCTCCCCCGTAACACTGGCCACCAGGTCCAGTTTTACCAACCACATCAACCTCCAGTACAGCCAACCTAGCCACCGACCTACGCACGAGCCCCCTCGCAGTTTGTATGATAGCTTGCCGAGCTCTTCCGTCTACCCCTTTAATAACTTGAACGACCCGACCTTTCGTCCACTCATTACGATTTCCTTCGCCTACAACCAACACCAACTGTCCTTCAGCTATTTCCTTTGCTTCGCCGCACCACTTCGGCCGCTTAGTCAGCGTCGGAAGGTACTCTTTAATCCACCTTCTCCAGAATATGTCGAGCTGGTGTTGTATTTGGTTCCATGATGAACGTATAGCTTCCGCCGAATTTGTAGCTTCGATGGGCGGCTGCCGTGCACCGCTTGAGTTGCCTAGAAGAAAATGGTTCGGCGTGAGCGCCTCATTCTCTTCTGATGTAAGTGGTAGATATGTTAGAGGACGGCTGTTCACAATAGCTTCTGCCTCAACCATGAAAGTCTCCAACGCCTCATCATCCAGCTTCCGATTATTGTTGTACGCCGTTTCCACGGCCGTTTTGATCGAACGAACCATCCTCTCCCAAGCACCACCCATGTGGGGAGTGCTAGGAGGATTGAATATCCACTTGGTAGCGGTACCTGTGAACGTTACAGCCATTTTCTCAACTTGTTCCTTAAGTAGTCTATCAGCGCCTTGAAAATTTGTCCCGTTATCCGAATAAATCTCGGCTGGTGATCCTCGGCGACAGATGAACCGACGAATACATTTCATGCAGGAATCCGTTGATAAGCTATGAGCCACTTCAACATGAACTGCACGTATTGTCAAACACGTGAACAGAGCTATCCAGCGTTTTGCATTGCTCCTTCCAATCTTCACCGTCAGGGgtccaaaaaaatccaaaccaATATACGTAAACGGTCGTACAAACGACGCAATCCTTGCGAGAGGCAACGGTGCCATACGTGGAATATTCGGTTGGCTCTTGTGAACTCGACACCACTGGCATGCTTTCGCTACTTTTCTGACTGCCGACCGGAGTGCTGATACATGATAATGCTGCCGAACCTCGTTCACTACTGTTTCTGAGTTACCGTGATGATATCTACGATGATAGTTATCTAAAACCAAATATGTCAGCGGATGATTGCTCGGTAGAATTATGGGGTATTTGGTATCCTTCTCTACATTTGGTGCCGCTCCGATTCTGCCATCCACTCGAAGAATACCTTGCTCATCTAAAGTGGGGCAAAGTTGATACAGAGAACTGTTTTTTCCTACGCCTGTTTTTTCGTAGATCGGCTTTGTCCTATTGCGTATCAGCACCATCATCTCATCCGGATATCTTTGCCACTGTGCCTCACGGATTAAAAGGTTTTCCGCTTTTTGGAGCTCTTCGGATGTCAATGGACCTGCTAAACGTTCTTTTCCAacaatattttgtttcaaatttcctATGAATCGGTATACATAGGCTACAGCACGAATGGCTCTGGTTAGTTTAGAGAAACGTTCCATTTCGACCAAGCGTTCGGGAATCGGATTTGCTTTATGAGCATAACAGGGACGTAACTCTTCGTCAGTTTGTTTGCTGGACAGGTTTTCTTTCGGCCATTCTGTTTCTGCCAGCCGTAGAAACGAGGGGCCCTTGAACCAAACACTGTTTGCAGACAGATCTGGTCCATTTCCCCACTTTGTCGCAAGGTCCGCCGGATTTTGCTTAGAGGGAACCCAACGCCAGTTCGTTACATCGGAGATGGTCAGCAATTCTCCGATTCTGCAGGCGACAAATTGTTTGTAGCGACGATGATCAGACCGTAGCCAGGCTAATACGGTAGCTGAGTCACTCCACAGGACTTTCCTGGTGATGGATAGTGTgtggttttcgttgatgaaCTGTGCTAATCGACCCCCAAGAACTGCGGCCAAAAGCTCTAACCGTGGTAC from Toxorhynchites rutilus septentrionalis strain SRP chromosome 3, ASM2978413v1, whole genome shotgun sequence encodes:
- the LOC129779985 gene encoding uncharacterized protein LOC129779985, which codes for MKIWIAFILVAFASADLTENRQASLKVLDQLRAAIPDFQNAQDSAIVRISDAKQNTSITLSNFYHSVFEIKTASLVNILEEEVETISYGVGVDDWCWESNIPMLEGIMSWVGNDFSECTRQLDDSIADVIASIYNRFQGDEEQIKKFGLLEVFLRRNIINNPQAIVEAINQLKFDVGSSIPELAKVIVQFEHDLVARLPGYSGCLTDRVNQRKRQIGQLKEETERCLKEQKKYN
- the LOC129779984 gene encoding uncharacterized protein LOC129779984, with product MKCIRRFICRRGSPAEIYSDNGTNFQGADRLLKEQVEKMAVTFTGTATKWIFNPPSTPHMGGAWERMVRSIKTAVETAYNNNRKLDDEALETFMVEAEAIVNSRPLTYLPLTSEENEALTPNHFLLGNSSGARQPPIEATNSAEAIRSSWNQIQHQLDIFWRRWIKEYLPTLTKRPKWCGEAKEIAEGQLVLVVGEGNRNEWTKGRVVQVIKGVDGRARQAIIQTARGLVRRSVARLAVLEVDVVGKTGPGGQCYGGESVGTGSSAGNDSVTIEAGCHGSCQSDSPNGTK